CCAGCCTATAGTTGGTGTTGCCCACCTTACCACAAACAgcattattacaaataatgctgctatgaacatagttgagcatatacttttgttgtatgatagggcttcgcttgggtatattcccaagagtggtattgctgggtccaggggtaggttgatcccgaatttcctgagaaaccgccacactgctttccagagtggttgcacaagtttgcattcccaccagcaatggatgagtgtatccctttctccacaacctctccacaaaggctatcattggtgttttttattttagccattctgacaggtgtaagatggtatcttaaagttgtcttgatttgcatttccctgatcgctaagaaagttgagcatgatttgaagttcttctgtcgagaattctctgttcagcttagAATGAGCTTCTAAGCACAAAAAACTTGTTCTGGGTTGGCACACTTCAGGAAACAAGAGCGTTTAGCCTAAAGTAGAACTACAGAAGTttaaaagcaaggttagtacacttagagactttcccagaactgtcTGGACTTTGATGGATCAGGTCCTTGTTTTCAGTTTGGAAGATGGTGCTGTCTGcgtgctgagttttacagcctgagTGGCGCTTCCATCACTGGGTGAGTTGTGCTCAGGTCCGGGCctctgctacacagagaatctgagttTAGTCCCccgcacccacactgggtggctcaaaaccacctgcaactccatttccaggagatcCAAATCCATCTTCTGGCGTCAGGTatctgcacaggcatgcacatacatgcatagatACAAACAAAGATGtataagtgaaaataaaacaaatctttaaagacaAACAAAGTAGAGAGCAGTTGAAGGACATACTCAATGTCATCTTtgagcctctgcacacacacagacagacacatatatacttgCACgagtacctgcacacacacatacacacacatttaggaacatgcatacacacacataccatatactgAAGTATTTCGGTAaagtatttcatttgtttttccttgAAATTATAGAATTTATACTCACGTAAAGCTCAACCCTGGGTTGAACTTGATTACATCAGTTCCCTTATTGTACATCATGCACGCAGAATAATTAATCTATCAAACAATtatatgtgaaatataaaattcagaataaagtgacttcatattcttttcaaaaaatactttaattttaatacttttaattttatttggcatgtataggtgttttgcctgccggTTTTGTcagtgtgccacatgtgtgcgatgccagcaaaggccagaagagggcattgactTCACCAGAAttaaagttacagatggctggggGTTGCTAGCAATCAAACCCAGGTcgactggaagagcagccaacactctcaactgttgagccatccttccagcccctggCAATATTCTTAACTGTCAGTTCAGTAGCTTCAAGGCGTGAGGAAGCCAGCAAGTGAAGCTGTAACCACTGCTGTGTCCTCTGGTGGATGCTTCTCTTTGGGGACTCCTACCTGAGAAAAAACTCTACAGTGATTAGAACACAACGCAAAGGGTTTAGACAACAAGGTGTGCCCTACTTCCTCCACCCATGCTGGTTTTGTGTCCTGTGACTTTGAGGGACTTGCTCATTAGTTTCAATAGTTCTGCTGTTGAATTTTGAAAGCTTTTATCTGTGGAAAGTCATGTGGTCTTCTCACATGAGCAATTTGGCTTTCTCGTGTCTAATTTGGATGaactttaatttatttctcttgCTTGTTTGCTCTCACTAAGATTTCCTGTCCTATGATGGGTAAAAGTTGTAAAGGAGCCATCACTGTCTTGTTTGAGATCTCAGAAAGGGAAGTTTTGGTTTTTACATATTCAGCACTTAATATGTGTATTTAATATGTATGACTTTATTAGGCTGCAATGCATTTCTGTAGCTGATTTGTTCAGAGATTTTATCTTAGAGAACTGatgaattttgtcattttttttctgtctactgAGATCATcatgttaatttaaattttttattgaaaatagattctttcctcATATAATACAAGCCAACCACAgtttttcctccttctactcttcatggctctccctccacctcctctctccctcagatccactacacctccattttccttcagaaaagagtagtcctccaagagacaacaaacAAACTCAACAATAAGGCAAGAAAAAATCACTCCTATCCAGGCTGGACAAGGCAGCCCAACAAGGagatcatcattttttttttctgtgttctattggtgtgtgtcatgtgtactGACTGGCATATATTGATATATTCTGGCATTTTGGGGAATAACATTTTGTCATGgtaaatacacattttaatgTATCATTGGATTTGATTTGCTAGTATTGTATTGAAAATGTTTACACCTATGCTCATTGGGGATATTggcttgtggtttttgttttagtttctctctctctctctctctctctctctctctctctctctctctctctctctctctctctctgtgtgtgtgtgtgtttatctagttttggtatcagagtaattcTGACCTTACAGAGTGAATCTGAAAGaattttttgcttttcatttttttcctagaaTAATCAAGAAAGATTTGACATTGGTTTGTTATAAGTTTGGTAGAATCCAACAGTGAAGTAAGTCATCTGGTAccgggtgttttttttttttttttttggtgagatgATTTTTAAATCACCTATTTAATCTCATTGATTGAGATTGTTCTGTTGAagctttacatttctttatgatTCAGTCTTGCTAAGTTGAATATATCCAAGAACTTGTCCATTTTGTCTGTGTCATCAAACTCATTGGTTTACAGTTTCTTCATTGGTTTACAGATCTTCATGATCTTTGGCATTTTCAGAGTCTGCTTCAATGGTTTCCATTgttccatcttctctctctctctctctctctctctctctctctctctctctctctctccccctcctctctttttgtcaagggttcctattgctgcgaagagacaccagaGCACAataactcttataaataaaaacatttaattggtggcagcttacagttcagaggttcagtccattatcatcacggtagGGAGCTTGGCGGCCTGGTGGCAAACATCGTGCTGGCTTCATCCtcatcagaaggcaacaggatgTGATCTGTGACCTGAGAGAAGCCTTAGAAAAAGAGAcctcaagccgggcagtggtggcgcatgcctttaatcccagcactcgggaggcagaggcaggcggatctctgtgagtttgaggccagcctggtctacaagagctagttccaggataggaaccaaaaagctatggagaaaccctgtcttgaaaaatccaaagaaaagaaaagaaaaagagacttcaaagcctgctcccacagtgacacatttccttcaacgaggcctcctaatagtgtcactccctatgagcttatgggggccaattgcattcaCACTACTACACAAGGGTTTgtcagttttgttattttttaatagcCAGTTTCTCATTATGTTGATAATTCCTATATATGATCATATAtagaacacacatatataatatctaGAAAACGAAAATGAGGGAAAACATACATTTGTCTAAGATTGACTTGATTCTCTTAATATGATTAACTCAGGTTGCATTCatggccttcttttcttttttcttttttgcaaatgATATGGTTTTGCTCTTTGTGACAAAAATCATTTAGCCACTGTCACAAATGAAAAGGTCTGTGAATACCCAGGGGTGAGAGGTTTCCATGGAGATGGCATCTGCATCCCACAAGACATAAACGGCAAAGCAATGGCTGTGTGTGCCCAGCGGTACCAATTGCTCCGCTGCAGTTATGCTATCTTTAAATGATCATCTCTTTTTACCTACTGCCAAATAAAGAGTAATGCATTAGTCACAAAACTTTAGTTCTCCTTTCTCtattaagtatgtatatatatgtcataATTGTATAAACAGTAAGAAAGGATGCAGGAGAAAGCATTTGTTTCATGCACATGGTTAGTGATTATCTTGAGCTAAAGAGGTATAAAAGTACGGATGGCTGAGTAGTAGCTAAGGAAGAAGGACCGGAAATGTAATAGTCCAGGTCTAAATGCTGACCCTTTATTTAATGCTTAGACAACCTGAAGTAATTCATACAAAATTTACTTAAACTTTAGTGCCTCCGTCAGTAAAACAGCATGGTGGGGAGAGGGAATATACTTATTTAAAATGTTGAGGTACTAAGTGTGACAATGTAGAACATTCTTCAGCATGGATTTTTGACATAAAACATTCAAAAAGTGGGACCAATGCTCACATGCATTCACtctatacaaataacaaaagcatGCCCACTGATGGCAGAATGTTCATAACTCAGAAGAATGCAGACCCCCAGGTCCGAACAGAACAAGGAGAACTTGTGATGTACTTTCTGCTCACATTTAGCTTCCCTCCAAGCTTTCCAAGCTCACTCTTATACTATTGAGCTTTCAGTCTTGAGGCTGGCTGGACATACAGCTCAGTGACAGTGATCTTCTAGCAAGACGACTCACCAGCTTTGGTACTCAGGACCTTGAGAGAAAGTATGATGGGGAGGAGAATACTTTCTCAGATAAAGAGAATCATAAAGGGCAATGGTACAGGTTGGATTGGGGTCATAAAAAGTGTCTCAGGCTTATGTCATGTGAACATGGATAAGTTCCTTTAAAACACTGATGCTTACTTAGTTTAATCATGAATTATTAGGGATTATATTTAGCTCGCAcaattctataaaaatatttcaaagactaTGTAAACAGTGATTACTATGGGAATTAATTCTTTTATccaaagttattaaaactttaaagCATATTTTCAAAGATATCTATACTTTGATCTGAAACCATCATTTAAGCACATGAAGAGAAACAGTCGTGGAAGAATCCCCTGCTCCATACCGCCTCCCTCCACCAACTCTGCTCTCTTTGCGTTCACTAGTCTTaccctcttccattctttctttctgttataaCACTTTCTCAATTCTTACTCTTTTTATAATCATTTCTATTCTCTTCTATCTTTAATTAAAGTGTCTTCACCATGGCAACGAACAAACACATGGCCCAACTGAGAAGATTTCGATGCTTTTATTATTTGGTGCTCTTTCACTGATTTTGCTATTTTCCTTAAGTATTAGTGAAATAACATCATCTCTAAAACTCTCAAAAACTCTGTTTTGATGATGTGTATCTGACCAcagtctcccctcctcccccctagTAACAGCAGAACTGAAAAACTAGAAAGGCAGGGATTGCTTGGGAACCTAAACCCTGAGAGGATGCAGTTAACTAGTTAGAAGACCAGTGATAAACAGCGTTCTGCACCGAGGGgcaaagtgcacacacatacaaagggaATCACTGTCTTTGGAAAAATTTGGGTGTCACGTCCAATTAAGCCTTCCTGCATACTCAGGAATTCCTAAACACCTGTGCTATTCTCATGTGGTGAGAACAGAGCATCGACTCAAGCATTCTTGTGCATTGCTTGAGCTAAATCTGCTTTGAGCCCCTTCTTTCAGGGACTCTAGACCCTAAGAGAAAGAGGCTAAAGAGATCTTGACTTTCAACTCCAAAAGAGGAAAGCAACACAATCCTGGGACTATTTCTTACTCAACAGAACAGGATAGACGTAAGGATATGAGAGCTATCACAGAAGTTTGTACTGGCCCTGTTTTCTTCCCCTAGCTCAAGTCTGTGGCTCTCCCTAGCACCTTCCACAGAGCCCCCTTTACGTCCTTGTTCCTCAGGGTGTAAATCAGAGGGTTGAGCATGGGGGTGATGATGGTATAAAAAAGAGCAACGAACTTCCCCTCACTCTCAGAATAGCTGCCCTTGGGTTGTAAGTATGTATAAATGGCCGAGCCATAAAACAGGGAGACCACCAGAAGGTGGGATCCACAAGTTCCAAAAGCTTTTCTGCGTCCAGCCATTGACTTGATCTTCAGCACTGCCCTGGCAATCTGTGCATAGGAGCCTAGAATCAGTGCTGCAGGGAAAACCAAGATTATAGCCCTGGCCACAAACATCTTGGCCTCTGTTCCTCCCGTGTCCTCACAGGACAACTTGAGGAGAACCGGCATCTCACAGAAGAAGTGATTCAGTTGGTGTCCACAGAGCGGCATGGCCATCATGAGACTTGTCTGGATCAGAGAGTTTAAGAAACCTCCTACCCACGAAGCAATGGCCAGTGCCTGACAGAGAAGGGGGTGCATGATGATTGTGTAATGCAGGGGACGGCACACAGCAGCATAGCGGTCGAAGGCCATCACCACCAGGAGCACACACTCAGTGGAGCCCAGAGCAAGAGATATGAACAGCTGGGCCACACACCCACGGTAGCTGATGGTCCTGTCTAGACCATGGAGGTTGATCAGGAGCTGGGGCACAGTGCTGGTGGTGTAGCAGAGGTCCaggaaggagaggtgggagaggaagaagtacatgggagtgtgcaGTCGAACGTCCATTCGGGAGAGAACAATGATGGTGGTGTTGCCAAAGAGAGTCAGAGagtagaaaattgaaataaagagaaaaagaacgaGCTCCAACTGAGGCCAATCTGAAAAGCCAACCAAAATGAAGCTCCCTCCTAAACTGTCATTGAAACTGTCCATAGCCTTTTGTATGTGCAAATAGCAGGGGCCAACTTAATGTCCATTATGAAGAATGAGAATCTAAACAACATTCCCAATATTCCCTAAGTTTTACTAAACCTGGCACTTTGATTTCCATCTTACTGCTCAGTTCTGTATGCTGAATTGTCTTTCCTTCACTAATGCAGAAATAAGTGCATTAGGATGTTTGAACCTTAGTCCTTAAAATTGTTTGCTTGTGTGTTCCAGAACGTCAGCCAAGTTTGTCAATCCTTGAATCTGATACTTTCTTTTCTGAAAGTAGGGTTGACATCTTGCCTCCCTAGTAGAACTGACATTCGTATCCATTTGCACTAACTTggaaactgcattttaaaaaaattgaatgcaGAACCAGCATTCATCTTGGTGGTAGGGGGTTTGGTTTTGATTCCAAGAACTTCTAAAGtcaagcaaaataaatgaaaattactgAGTGTACAGAAATGCATGTAGTATTCTATGGTCTTCTCTTTTGCTCTCCACAGTCTGTGAGGTGCAGTGTTACTGCCTATTAACCCTTGGGTCTAATCAGGCTGAGATCACATGTTTGTCCCCTCTTGTACATCTGTGACCTTCTGCTCAGTGTAAATGGTCAGTGCACCGATCTGGGAAGCCTCGCTCATACCACTGCCATCTGATGTGAAAGATTAAGAAGAATGGACCTCCATCCTTTTaggggaaaattatttttaacatatttgttTCACTTCATGAGCCATTATGCTTGTGATGTATGGTACTTTTTCAATCAACGTAACCAGCCACCCTTGGGCTTCCCAGGAGGAGTGGTTCTCATCTCTGAAGCCAGAAGTTCTTTGCAGCAATATTCTCTAGAATCTGTTGTGTTCAATGACAATCTTTCTCATATCTTTGTTCCTCAAAAGCTCCAAGTTCCTGGGTGCCAGACAACACAGTAACAGAGTGAATTTAAAAAGACATGTCTTCCTTTAAGTATTTTAGCATTATTAATAGTGACAAGGGGTGAGTTACTCTTGCTTTCATCCAGGGCAtgtagaaaatgttaaatattttttttgtgtgtgaaaccTTTGATTTCTTCTTCAAGTCTCATGAAATATCCCTTCAGGAAACCTAAGAATTAACCATAACACACTTGAATGAATTATGGAAGTAGCATATGCACAAAATTGCTTGCCTTTAAAGGTTAGTATTTCTGTGGTAAAAATATAAAAGGCATATGAAAAAGTTCATCCCAAAGAAGGAAATCAGTGATTAACTGAAGTTTCACCTCTGCTTAATATAAGAAATTATGCCAAATTCATGTATTGCCTTCTCATTAAATCTGCATTAGAAGGTTGCTAATGGCACCATGCAGGAGCAATGCTGCAAGAAAAGCACTTGAGTATCATACTAGTGTCCTCTTGGAAAAGATGCAGAAAATGTGAATTATGAAGACAAAGTGttaatttatatgtttctttAACCAGCACATACAAGATAGTTTTTTTGATGGGGATTAAATGCTTTCATGCATTCTTAAATTATGAAGGATGTGTCATATATACTTTTAACATTAGTGTGTCCTTCCAATACTCTTAAAAGACCATCCAACTGGATCTGTGAATTTATTCAGCATTGTACCCCAATCTCATAGTGCAGtattggaaggaagaaagccttTCAATGAATATCATTGGGTGAATTAATGAACATGTTCCACATCCTGGTGCTGTGAATGATACACCCAAATATCtcagatatatttattttctgtgcaatAATAAAGAACCAACACTGTCCCATTCTCATTTAGTGATATGCTGTACAGTTTAATCTCAATTATATTCATGCGACCATGTAGACATTCTTAGCATATCTACAACTCAACGAAACATCAAAAGAAGGAGGTTGGgaagaggctgaaactttttttctttttatcaataaaaaaaagaattattatataaaaattcctGAATTCCCAATCCCCAAAGATTTTAACACAATGTAACCAAGAGGTATATGACATCAAGTGGCTACCACAGTCTGTAAAACAACACTGAACAGGCAAAACTGAGCCAAGCTTCAGAACCTTAGCTGGACACATACAGAACTGAGGGACCATTTGACAATAGTTTCTAGAAACTAGAAGATGACCAAAGAGCACAGTGGCCAAAGACTGAACACAAGGAAGTCGAGTCCTTTTCATTAATGGATTTCAACAAAAGCAAACTAAGATTCAATAAAAATGGTGGTAcagaaccttaaaaaaaaaatcttagtttgGGAGTAAACCCAAAGATACTTTCTTATTCATGTGCAGATTCCAAATCAAAACTTGCCGAGTGAAGCCCTGGCCTCGCTTCCTCATCCACAATGTATTGCTCCATTTCCCCACGGCTCGTTTCTCATTCCTGTCTTCATGGGGATTTCTTCCTTTGACTCATTGATCTATCATGAGTCAACCTATTCGCTGGATAATATCTTTAGCCTTCCACTTTGCTATGAATCTAATTATGAAAAAATGCAAGCTCTTTTAGTCTTCCTGACAAAATTAGGGTAGGAAGTTCAGACTTAAAATTTTAGGACCTAGAATAATGACAGATGCATGAGAGTGCCTGATATATCTCTGAGTCTGCAGGCTCGGACTTGTTCCAGTTTTGAGCAGGTCCTTAGGTGCCAAGCAGTGCTATTGTTTCGGTCTTGGAATTCTCAggtttgaattttataaaatattttaacattattttaaatggacATTTCTTTACAATACGACTCTTGTCGTATTGTATCTAcgatacccaagagaggccctatcatacaacaaaagtatatgctcaactatgttcatagcagcattgtttgtaatagccagaacctggaaacaacctagatgcccttcaacggaagaatggatgaagaaagtatggaatatatacatattagagtattactcagcagtaaaaaacaaggacttcttgaattttgcatacaaatggatggaaatagaaaacactatcctgagtaaggtaagccagacccaaaaagaggaacatgggatgtactcactcatatttggtttctagccataaataagtcaggacattgagcttataattcatgttccaagagaagctaaataagaaggtgaatccaaagacaaacacataggcatcctcctgaatattaaccttcatcaggccatgaaaggagacaaagacagagacccacattggagcactggacataaatctcaaggtccaaatcaggagcagaaggagagggagcacgagcaaggaactcaggaccgcgaggggtgcacccacacactgagacaatggggatgttctatcgggaactcaccaaggccagctggcctgggtctgaaaaagcatggataaaaccggacttgctgaacatagtggacaatgaggactactgagaactcaagaacaatggcaatgggtttttgatcctactgcacgtactggctttgggggagcttaggcagtttggatgctcaccttacaagacctggatagaggtgggcggtccttctacttcccacaggtcagagtaccctgattgctcttcgagctgatgagggagggggacttgatcgggggagggggagggaaatgggaggcggtggcggggaggaggcagaaatccttaataaataaataaattaaaaaaaaggaaacacatgTAAATTGTTAAAACTTGTCACATAAGAAAATACACCCAATCCTCTTTGTTCTTGAGAGGTCCAAGCCTAGACCCACTGGTGACATTTCCAAGAAGGCAGATTGTGGCTTGATATGAGCAGAACCTAAGAAAGAGCGAAGTGATCTAAAAATACAGTGCTGTGAAAGGAAGTGATTCTCACGTACCTGGCCAGGCGCCTGCTCACTCAAAGGTGAGGATTTGATCAGGATGCTGTAAAAATGTTCCTGCAGTCATTGGATGATGGAGTGAGATATTGGAGACTAAGCCCCAGCCCTGACActtgttttgtatgtgttttaaaagtttgtttcttgTTCCAGATCTCTTTGAGCCACACAAAGCACTCTTGACAGTTATATATTTCGATTTCAGCTATAGAAAAGTCAGTGATTATCTGTGTTCAGCTTTCTGTGTGTTGGTGTGCATGGACCAGTGTATCTATGCATAATCTTCATAATTAATTTATTGGTCAGGACTCATGTTTGAATTTTTTGCCAACAGCTTCTGTTATTTCCCCTCTCATGCTAGTTCATTAATTTAATATTGTCAGACCGCCATGGAGCTCTATTCAAACCATTACATTTAATCTTCTGTCTGGGCAAGGGTGGGGAGTCCTCAAGAGTTCTTTCCTGATTACCTTCACTGTGAACTGTGGAACTGAAAACCTAATCTAAGTTCACTTCTCCCTAGTATACCACAGAGGATGCTCTCTCATCAGTGTCTGGGATATGAACTCACTATCAAACCTTACTAGACACCAAAGCAGCCTCCAGTCCCAATAACGTTCTGATCTGGATATTGCCTTTCACACCAGGACCACACAACATCCCATACTAGGCCACAGGTTAGGGTGATATTCAATACTGATAGGCACTCTAAACAGCACACCAGCATTGTGCATATACTGCTACAAAATCATGGTTTGAAtccagctgggttttttttttttgacatgaaAGACTAAATGGACAAATTGCTTATTTTATGTCTCTGTCTAAGGATGCTTTCCCTCTCATTGTCTGTacttccaggaagccttcctagttttgaaatttgaaattttaatatgtTTCATCTGTTCAGGTGGGAGGATAGATGCTGATAAAGACTATCGatgataaaatatgtttttccatAAATTTAACATTTATATGTGTTCAAAGCAGGCCACATATAAATAGAGCAGAACCCAGTGCCAATTGCCTAGTGGAAtcttgtcattttttattttaaactgtgaaTCCTGAACATCTCACACAATCACTACTCACCTAGAGTTCCGGAAGAGAGAACCATTTCATTTACCACCCTCGAGTCTGTTGACTTGTGAGACACATCTGAGACTGTCTATATCTGGAGAGGTTCAAGGTAGACTTGTTTCTTTGAGATACTGGTCCATTTTATGGGGTATAGAGGTCTTAGGACAGGGTTTCTATCTTAGAGAAGTCATGACTATACATAGTTCTGACCCAGAGAGAAGTAAGTGAGCCTCATTAGAAGGTAGAGGTATCCCCCTGTGCAGGCAATGTGTATCCTAACCAGCTGAGCTGGGTAGAACCTGGCACTTTACCAAAGTACCTCTGGACTTTAAGGCTATCTAGACATCTCCTGACCCTCAGTGTGAACACCTCACTTCGTTCTGTCCTGGGGGCATTATCTATTCCTCCTGACAAAAAAGTTGTTCATCAGGTATGGCCTTGGAGACCTCTGTGCCCCAATGTGGCAATTATAACCAATTGGCAGACTCTCAAAGACCTGCCCCACCA
The Microtus pennsylvanicus isolate mMicPen1 chromosome 11, mMicPen1.hap1, whole genome shotgun sequence genome window above contains:
- the LOC142859464 gene encoding olfactory receptor 2Y1B-like, with translation MDSFNDSLGGSFILVGFSDWPQLELVLFLFISIFYSLTLFGNTTIIVLSRMDVRLHTPMYFFLSHLSFLDLCYTTSTVPQLLINLHGLDRTISYRGCVAQLFISLALGSTECVLLVVMAFDRYAAVCRPLHYTIIMHPLLCQALAIASWVGGFLNSLIQTSLMMAMPLCGHQLNHFFCEMPVLLKLSCEDTGGTEAKMFVARAIILVFPAALILGSYAQIARAVLKIKSMAGRRKAFGTCGSHLLVVSLFYGSAIYTYLQPKGSYSESEGKFVALFYTIITPMLNPLIYTLRNKDVKGALWKVLGRATDLS